One window from the genome of Aricia agestis chromosome 22, ilAriAges1.1, whole genome shotgun sequence encodes:
- the LOC121738021 gene encoding neural/ectodermal development factor IMP-L2-like, producing the protein MLSIVSLFAATALLQCIASGHIIKDTKRDLDNQLSPHVAPPPRRSKLHMFVRVPEPITLSRSPLGVVATCHAAGNPAPNVMWMKNGIPVADYEEQTNEIRSVSPDSVAMVTSRLVVAAVSGDVLTCVAVAGLKDTSRSEMYDEDGDYDTLPAPIITESYSDVFQQMGTSLTLPCRVASAGRYEVDWWVNDERVYGNPRLRVLPSGDLRINNLVFADLGNYTCTVRDGFGQTSESTFLYPVKPSN; encoded by the exons ATGCTGAGCATAGTTTCGCTATTCGCCGCCACGGCGCTGCTGCAGTGTATAGCGAGCGGCCACATCATAAAGGACACGAAAAGGGATTTAGATAACCAGCTAAGTCCACATG TGGCGCCGCCCCCTCGTCGCAGCAAGCTGCACATGTTCGTTCGCGTGCCCGAGCCAATAACGCTATCCCGCTCCCCCCTGGGTGTCGTGGCGACGTGTCACGCTGCTGGCAACCCCGCACCGAATGTCATGTGGATGAAAAATGGCATACCTGTTGCTGAT tACGAGGAACAGACCAACGAGATCCGCAGCGTCTCCCCGGACAGCGTCGCCATGGTGACGAGCCGGCTGGTGGTGGCTGCGGTGAGCGGGGACGTGCTGACCTGTGTCGCGGTCGCCGGCCTCAAGGACACCAGCCGCAGTGAGATGTACGACGAGGACG GTGACTACGATACCCTTCCGGCTCCTATTATCACGGAGTCCTACAGCGATGTGTTCCAGCAGATGGGTACGTCGTTGACGCTGCCATGTCGAGTCGCCAGCGCCGGCCGTTATGAGGTTGACTGGTGGGTCAACGACGAGAGGGTGTACGGAAATCCTAGGTTACGG GTGCTGCCATCTGGTGATCTCCGTATCAACAACCTGGTGTTCGCTGATCTGGGCAACTACACGTGCACCGTCCGCGACGGCTTCGGCCAGACCAGCGAGAGCACCTTCCTCTATCCTGTGAAGCCCAGCAATTGA